tgcaCCTCTTTCTGCAGATGCTGCTACATCCGTATTAGTTTTCGTGTTTTCTTGTGCAGTGAAGTTCCAATCCATTAAACTTCAGAAGCCTAGGGGACCACATTTCAACAAGCACAAATGCAAAGTGCAACAACTTGTAatcacattttgcatttttattcaaTGTATTGCATTTAGCCTGCTCCAATTGTTTCGTtagaatatattaatatattataacCTTGAACACAAGTTACATGATTTGTATAATATTTTAGATTATGCAGAAAACGTTTATAAAAAATGTGAAGTCAATTGTATCGGTTGCTTGGTAGCTGAAAAGAATGTTAAGATGTTCAGAACGTATTTATGAAACTTGtacaaaacatttataaaactgTGCTAATGCTAGGTGCCAGTCAATTAGCATAATATGAGATGCAAATAGGCCAAACACCCATATCTATGTTTTCATAACAGTCATGCATATTGATGTACATTGtttgtattttcagttttacaagGATATTGATTTTTCAGTAAAAATCAAGAAAAGTCACACTGCTTTTTTATTGGAGATTGATTAGATACTCACTAGCTGTCTAGGTTGCATCAATCGGGGCGCCTTGTGAGATCACGGTGACGCACAAAATGAAAGACACATGACCGATTCTGACGCAACTTAACAACGATTATTAGTCTATAGACCAGGGATCCCCGATTAATTGTCCTCAGGGGCCAGATTCAACCAACCATATAAGGGCAGGGGTCGAAAAAATTAATTGACATTCTCACAGTGCTGGCTTAGGTGAGGAAAGTACAGCCTTTTCCCTTTTAAGTCAATTTTAAATGGAAAGCTTCAACGGATACATACATCTCTGTCACAGTGTGCTTCCTGCCTAGCAGTTGTAAATTAAGCTGATTTAGAAGAGacaaaatgttcaaaaaaaatttCTCATAAGCCATTTCCTTGCTGTCATTCAGAAAATTCAAAAAAGTGTGGGCGCTTTGGCTCTGCatgtcatttaaaaattaacaaaGTTCATCTTGTTCTTCACACAGTTCCTCCAGCACTCTACTCTTACTTAGCATATCGTTATTTATTAGTATGCCATAATATTCTGCTGACATTTCCTCCAGCAGGGCTCTGAAGAGGTGATCCTGTAGACTAGAACTCTCACAAATGATGTTTACAAATTTCATTACTGTATCCATGACGTCTTTCATTTTCCAGTGAACACTGACTTATGGATGATGCAAAGGAAGGCCATTAGGGCGGCATTAAAAGCAGATAGCCTGCTAACTGTACCCTCGCGTCGTCCACATCGATGGCGCTCAGTCAGTGACGACAGAAGTGATGCTCATCATGTCAAAGccacttttttaaaaaagaactgGGTCAGTTCATTTCAAATTACTTCACCAGTTGCGTGTCGCTGTATTGTTAATAAATAAAGCACCTCTTCATGAAAAGCCTTCCCACCGGAATATCTTACGAACATAGACGGCTGCTCTACGTCAGTCGGTCACAAGACGAGTCAAAGGCAAGTGATAGGAAATTTGCTTCCTGTAAATCGCTCACAGTGACAGGCAGTCCTGTGGCAAATCTTCCACTCTTCTCACTGCAATGTTCAACAACCCACACTTAGCCCGGTTGCTTTTACCGTGTCCGAGcacaactgccccccccccccactcccccgcTGGTCTGCGCTCACATTGCGCTGAAAGTTCCACATTACGCTTTCATCATCACCATGCAACTTTTTGGGTTGAAGAAAACACTGGAAGAAAGCGTTATCGCCCAGCATGATGGAGTTCATGATACATGTCCTCATTTAGTGGTttatttggagtcattttgggcgCAATGACACACAACTCTCTTATAGATTATATCGAGTGTGGAATGCAGCAATTTTTATTTAATCGTGCTGCACATATGAAGTTACTCACATATTTCACCAAATATCTCGGAGTGTTTATGTCTTACATCCCGTtgttcctggatactcttgtcagGCCAGATTTCCAGAAAACGCAGCACCTTGGCCATAAACCAAAGTGATCGCTTTGCCACaatgtttgttaaatgtttgttgCCATGtgatctgtacagcctaccttCTGGTTCTGGGTCATGTATAGTGTACATAtgtattttccatttgcatCACTGACAGTTAATCACACTAAATGTGTGCTGGGCCTGAATCAATCCTTCAGCGATCACACCAGTCAAACGAACTAGACTCTGTGGGTCAAACTTTCTCAGTCGTGGTACAGATCGTCTAGTGCAGCGATTCTCAACCCATCGGTCTCGATCCCAAATTTGGGTCGCGGCAAGTTCTGAaaaggcagagttggaaatgtaagtaTTTAAAACCCAGCAAGTTCAtgtgctgatccacgatcagatttcccagcgccaatcctagaattaacctatataaacgggTCTTGGGCCTGCAAATGCTTAGCACAAAACTAGTGAATACTcgaccaatccaagaagccaatcCACAGAtggttaatttaaaattcactggcctCCAATCAGATTTCTGCGACAGGCATTGATTGGTGTAAATTGCAGAGCACACTGTGTGCATGATCATAtcgttaatttaaacctatacttgatatagTATCACGTCTGAGCTGTCATGGTAAAAATCGGGTCACGGTGCAAAGAACCACTGGCCTAGTGTGAGTATACCGTTAGTCTTAGACTTCTTTTCCTTGGTCACCTTTCACCAATGAATGGCACGCTGCCTGCGGAAGATATCAGTGCACATTCTTAAGTAAGACGTTTTTCCATTAACGGTATTACATTCTGAAAGGCACCGTTCAGAAGGTGCTCTTGACAATGTTCTTTACAAAAAAAGCATAATCTGTAAACACACACTTGACTATATGTGGTCTGAGGGCCAGAAGTTCAGCTCTGCCTATTGGAGACACCTACCATAGACTGAGGATAATATACTCAGAAGATAATATACTCAGAGGATAATATACTCAGAGGATAATATACTCAGAACCAGGCATGTCACGGGCTACAAAATAAAGCCTGTTGAGTAGCTAGGATTTAAGACGTCAGGCTTCACAAAAGGCCTTCTCATGGTGACCCACAAGCCCTCTCTCACTCCATTCATCAGGGTGCAGTGTCTCCAGCTCAGTGGATGTCCAGAATTCCTACAGACAAAACTCATGTGTCTTTGAGTCAGATTGCAAGGAGATTTTCCACTCCTAAGTTGTTTTGTGTGCTGAATTTGTACTAACACCCGACACAAAAACTGACATGGCTTGTGTGTTTTAACAGCCCAGTTTGAGTCAGACTAATATTCACCTTCCTTTCCTAGAAAAATAGTATTCGACGTAATTAAACCCCTCCCTCTCACTCTGTATGACACATTTATTAATGTTTCTTTTATGCTGCAACCCAGACTAGGATAAAcagctagaagatggatggggggTCTGCTGGTATGGgtacactggggggggggggggtgtttattaGTACAGGTAAACTTGGGAGGTGTCTGCTGGTGGGGGTACACTGGGTGGGTTTCCGATGGTGCGGGTACACTGGGTGGGTGTCTGCTGGTGGGGGTACACTGGGTGGGTTTCCGATGGTGCGGGTACACTGGGTGGGTTTCCGATGGTGCGGGTACACTGGGTGGGTGTCTGCTGGTGCGGGTACACTGGGTGGGTTTCCGATGGTGCGGGTACACTGGGTGGGTGTGGGAATGGTGAGCGATGACCAGCATGGTCATGTAAAGTCACCTCACCTCACTTGCTGCGCTTTCCAGGATGGACAGATTTCCCAAAACTGGAAACAGGTACAGATATTCATCTGGTGAAGGATCCAGAAATGCTGCAGAGAATCCAGACCCAGAGGTGCAGGTCAAATAAACTGAACAAACTGCCCTCAGAGCTCTCAGTCGGCCAGAGAGATAGCCACCTAAATCTATTACAAGACGACTTTTCAGCAGTATCTTCACTGGCTGACTGGCAAAGAGCTCCTTCCGCAGCCTGGCCCAGCTCTCCCAGTGTACCAACGACGCTGCATCCCAAAGCTAAGCCACTGTTCAAAGAGAAGAAATGAGCCTGACTGTTTGGCAGAAACGTCCCCTTGGATCCAGATCAAATAAGTGCTGGATTGATTCTTTATTGCCTGGCTGATTATGCTGTACACTGCATGATGTAGGGAGCCCCGGAGGGTGTAGAAATGCTCAGACAGTCACGCTAATCTTGTGCGGCTAACAGTCTCATTCACAGGTCCCAGCACAGCGAGAAAAAGCAAAACGCAATCAATCAGCAAGGCGTCCTGCTTCGGGGGCGAGCTGGCAAGGTTATGCAGCCCCCCACAGAGGTCACAGACATTGTGGGGGTGGGGAATTTCGAGACACCTCCGGTTGATCATTAAGTAGCCTTCAGGGTCAGTCTAGATCAGGGTTGCCCAATTCTAGTCCTGGGGGGCCAACACCTGACTTTGCAGATTTTCCTGCTCAAATACAGCTAAATCGGTTTAGTATGTATGTTTGAGCAGGAAAGTCTGCAAATTGTGTTGGATTCTAGGTCTACATCCCTAAGTTCATAGATGAATAAAACCAAAAATGAGATATGACACCCCTTCCAAAATGTTTGAGACAAAGTCAAAAGTTTTATTTGCTTCTGTACTCCAGTTTCAGACGTGTAATCAAACAACTCACATGAGGTTAAAATGCTCTAttcttaaattttattaaagGGTAACTTTTTTAATATCGGTTTCCCTCTAGAGAATTTGCATCATTTTTTATAGATACACCCCCCTTCATTTAAGGGAACAATATTGTTTGAGACACAGCCATGGTATGTAAATTTAATTAGTCATGTTTAACACTTTGTTGCATATCCCTCGCATGCAATGACTGCTTGAAGTCTGTGATTTATAGACATCAGCAGGTGCTGAGGATCTTCTCTGGAGATGCTCTGCCAAGCCTCCAATGTAGCTCCTACTTGTCAGGCACTTGCGGATTTAGGTATGGCCAACGGAGGGTGGGACACACAAttcttgttggggggggggagggagggtttgCCCAGGGCACCACACAAGTTAGAACCACCACTGTTAGAACCATACAACCTAGAACCACCACTGTTAGAACCATACAAGTTAGAACCACCACTGTTGGAACTATACAACATAGAACCACCATGGATGTTGGGTCTTTGACTTTTTTCCTTTGACTTTTTTCTTCAGCATCTGAACGGTGTGCTTGTTTGGATTGAGACAGAGTAACTGACATGACCAGTGAAGTATTTTCCAGTGTTTAGCTTTGAAAACCTCCTTTGTTACTGTAGCATTGTGCTTGGGATCATTATCTTGATTTAGGACGAAGCTCTGCCCAGCTAGTCTGGAGGCCTTTGCTTGAACTTGAGCAGGTAAGATACTTCCTATCGCTGATTTACACCAAGGGACAGACACAGTTTAAACATGTACAGCCTAGTGTTACATTCATGTGCAGACTGCAAGGATCCCGCACACGGCCTGCCCATCcagctgtgcccccccaccGGCGAAACCTCGGTACACCTCCATACTCTTATCTTTGTGACTGGCAGATTTTTAAGAAGATCTTCATTAATCTGCCTGCCAGCAGACCCACCTGCCAGCAGACCCACCTGCCAGCAGACCCACCTGCCAGCAGACCCGCCTGCCAGGCCCCAGGGAGCCAGTTGTTTGCCTCCTGAGGTTCGCCTGATTAAAGCAGCGGCCGCCAGAGGCAGCAGATCAGCAGAGATTCACCCAGCGGCCTGCATTTGGAGGTGGGCAGGCCGGCATTTACTGCACAGGCTGCAGGAGAAGCCCGCAGGGCCGGCTGCTCATTCGCTAGACATCAAAGCTGATCAAATATATTGGTTTTGACTCCAGCCTCCTTCCACGTTATTCAATCTTAAGCCAGCCAATTTGCGGAACTGTACCTAGctacaatactgtagaaaaagtAGATTAACGGCATCTTAAACCACAAGTTTCAGAGAGTTTTCAGcgaagtgggggtggggggcagcccTTCACGGCCTGACATCTCCACTGTGCCCCCCATCTGTGACAAACGCACCTTAAGGTGTCAGCCAACAGGAAGCTTCCGGTGTCAAACTGACAGGAAGGAAGTGATGCATGAAGCTGCTGAAGGCATCCGGgttcacaaaaacacatctctgcctttttaatgaaaagttcAATAAATGTGCATTAAAATCACTTTCACTCTTTATTCCTTCAAGAAAATTGGCCATAAATGTGACCAAACATGATCTGTaatatcccacaatgcaatgcTAATTAAAAACACGCCACATTCATTAGGGTGTCAGATAATGCCCCATAATGCCGTGCATGGCCGTGTATTTAATTAACTTCCCCCGGAACACTGTCAGAATGACGCACTGAGTAGAATTCGACTTCCTCTCCGTTCCTCCCGCATCCACCTTTTCAGTCCAGCACCACCTCTAATTAACTCCTCAATAAGTTTAATTTAGGACAAAACGCCGAGCCGCTACGCGGGAATCCCCAGCCGTGGGGCGACACAAAGGACTGGCGTTTGTCACGTTAAGGCCGCCGACACTTGCTGGTCAAGGCCCAAGCCGGGAGCCGCACCAATACATGCACCAATTAAGTCTTCATTTAGAAGACAGCAAGTCCATTACTGACGTTTAATAAGGAGCAGATTCTTGCATTCAGACGCGGCTACATGAGGCCGGTCGGCCTTTATATTTATCGACTCTCAGGTCACACTTTTTTATTATCAAAAAGGGGGTTTGCTGCTGAATGACAGCTGGACCACCTCTATGCTACCCAGGTAGGGGCAGActgacccccacccccggctGGGCCTGGCGACGGGTAGCATGAGTGGATTAATAACCTGTGTCCACCGCAGTGCAAGCAGCCCCCCCTTGACCTCGGCCAGTCAGTTTCATTTCATCCATCTAGCCGCTGATCCTGGTCATGAAAGCCTGGAGCCTCTTTCAAGCAGATAGGGCTGCGATGGTATATCAAACTGCACATTAATAAAAGATTCTATAGCCTTTGCAAAAGGAGAGGTCTGAACATTTGGCCTTTTTTAAACTCCAGAACAGACCCGCGATTACGAGGATAAACAGAGACTGCTGGttacactgggggggggggggggggggatctgtcaGCACCATCGAGTGTCGAGAACTTCGTATTAAAATCATCCCTGTTCCTCTCCTCCGCAGTTTAATTTCACACACTGAGCAGCTTTTAACAGGAAATGATTGAGTCTGCTCCATGAATTTACGGAAGTGAATCCGTGTcatgctgctgatgccgccttAGGTCTCTTTCTGCGTTTTCAGCCAGAGACTCGCAGCCTAAGTGTCGTAattgaaaagtaaaatgcagaACAGAGTGTAACAGCTTTAATGAGAGTGTCAGGCACGGCTGGCTTGGCAGCACCTATTAGACGTAGGGGTGTAACGATGCATCGTGATGAATCGGTTATTAAGGTGGCGATTCAACTGCATTGATCTGTTACGACACAATCTGTTATAATCGATACTTGGTGGCAAAATCCTCCTCCCAGTTTGCTCTCTCGCACACGTGCTGCAGGTAGACAAACACTTAATTTCCGAAACGTAGGAAAGAAtaggaaaggtgattaatattcatGAAGGTAGCGCTACCTAACGCTATTTGCGTTACGACACTTTTGGGGACTCACTCCTGTTTTGTAGCGCAGAACACTAACTCTGATGGTTAAGATAATTTTTTTGCTATGATGCATTTGGGAAATTACCCCTCTTTCATAGTGCAAAAAAGGTAATTGTTAAGTTAGCAATGGTTAAGACTCTAAGGTAGCTAACTAGATAGCTAAGTAAAAATGAATGTTAGCCTTAGAGATGAACAGTATATCCAGTTACCATATCAATATGGGCAGatatttgttaaaaatcatGATATTAGCATCAGTCCCATGCATCAGCATTGACCAATATTTAGACTACATCAAAATTCATAGTAGCAGCAGACCTAAAGACACAACTACTAAAATAACGGGCGTGACTGCAGAAagacatggactgtctggggctccTTGAGGACAGAAAACACCGATGTAATGAGTGTTCAGTAACACAACTTGCATGATCAGCAGTGATTACTCTCATTAacatgtcatccatccatccatcaccagtAATGCAAAATATTAATGTTAGGACTTGTTTCAGATGAAAGCATTAGCTTATTAAATAGAACTTTTTCTCTCCATGGTAACTTCAGAGTCAGGACCGTAATGCATTTACATTCTGCTCTGGATTCAGGTCAAATCTGAAAATCAAACTTTGGATTTAACACTTCTAATGAATTCCCTCCAGAACTTAATTTACATTCTGCAGTAAAATAAAAGGAATCTACTGTTTGTATTAGCATTTTCTGAAGTTCTAATAAGTTATTTGCATTTTTGGCCATGTTTACATCACGGTGGAGCTCCTTTCATAGGATTCCAGGAGCTTAGCCCTCTGTCATCACCCGCAGTGATGATGTTTGAACATCTGCTAGATGACCGCGGAAGGTGGCACAGATTGGGCTGGGGGCCGGGTCTGGTCGAGGCTTTTCCGGGAACTGTGATCCCTCCCTCTTGCTTGTTTTTGGAAGTCCGATACAGGCATTGAGATGTTGTTCCAGAAACTTTCGTTTTAACACAGTCCAAGAAGTCCCAAGCgatacacagacacagctgACATATCCTCTATTtgcatattaatttatttggcaAATTGGGAACTGCTCGTGTCCAAAATGGAACAAATCAAACCTCAGTGCTGGAAAATAATCTTTCTGCTCACCTTCAGCTAGACATCTTCTTTATCCTGAAGGGGGACACAACGGCGCCCCCTTCAGTCCATCTGGAGGTCAATTAGAACAGTGTACCCTCCTGGCCACTGGGACGATGCGATTTGAAGACTGGCGGTGAGGCGGGTGGGAACAGTAAAGCTGAGAGACACCAAAGGTTGCCATAAAGTTATGTTTTAGTAATTAATCTGGGGACCTGTGCTTCTTATTCACTGCAACAGCCGGCAGTGTTTGTTTGAGCAAAGGCAGGTCATCATAATACGCACTTTCTCAGAGTTAAAGCTGTATTATAAAATACTTTGGGTAAGAGCACATACAAACCAAATACATCTTTTTACTTGCTACTATGTTTACTTGTTCTttggtttgttgtttttttcatattttcatggTTTTAATATCCACTTAGGACATTTCAAACGGATGGCATTTGAATGGCAGCTCCAAGTCAACAAGTATTGCCACCTACTGGTACCATCGTGTAGGTGCAGTCTTAATACTTTGTGTAATCGCGGTCCTTAAGAAACTGGTGTTTTACCCGGGCTGAAAATTTTGTACGCTTACATTATATCCCTCCATATTCCACAAATAGACTTCTAATAGGGAAAAGCCCTATATAAAACAGCAAACAGTCATCTTGTTCAATATTTACTGCTCAACAACAAGATCCAACATTACCTTGATAATAATCTATTCATTATGAACATTAACTAATCTATAAACATGTCCCCAGTGGAGGTAACGACGTGCACGTGGACAACGGAACAGCAAATTAACTTAAATAGATAGCTAATTTAATAAGTGAAACGTGTTCACCCTTATTGCTCAGGCTTTCCGTCCTAATGAGCACCAACTCAGACAAGAAAACAAATTATAGTGTCTACTGTAGAATACAATCTTACATGGCCATACTTATGCCTGGCCTTGGAAACCCGTAGGGAGCAAAATAATGAAGTTTGGGGCtgcctgttttgtttgtttccgCCGTATCCTTGGTACTAAGTGCGCCATAATGACCTTCTACAGCAGAAATGTATTCACGCGCAAATACGAACCGCGTTGTATTTATACGCAATACTGTACCTTAGATGGGAGAGAATGAAAGACACTGCGTGGGGGCGCAGAATCACAAAATAAAGTGTTAGCCCAACTCGAAAAGatgcacagcccccccccagccatcgCTTTCTCCGCAGCCAATTCCGTGACGATGCCCAGATGGCGATGAACGCCCCCCCGCAGGGCGGCCAGCGTCCAATCCCGCTCAGCTCCGTCGGATAAAAAGGCGCACCGGCGCTTCACTCCAAACTGAGGAGTGAAGCCACGAAGAATCGTGCAAAATTCAGACTGGGAGGAAGAAAACTTTAAATTGACATTAACACTAAAAAACATGTAAATGCATAGAAATGGCAAGAAGAAGTTTGTCAGTAATTTTTCCATGCGCAAATGTGACTGAAATCGAAATCAGTGGGATCTGAGGCTTAATTTACCAGGATTATACCGAAGACATCTCTGGCTGTAATAATTCCTGCGTCGAAGCCATTCTGACCGACCATGGGATGGATGTCTTGAACGGCAGCGATGCAGCGGCGAGGCTAGACGGGGACGCGGTTGATCTATTCCCCTTCGCTGCGTACAACTCCACCTTTATGTTCAACAAGACCAATAAGTCTTGGTCGGACCTGTTCAGTTTGCTGGATTTGGACAGAGCCGATTTCATTGCGGACGGTTCTGCGGTTGTAAGAATAATCATTTCCATCATATACTCAGTGGTGTGTGCCTTAGGACTGATCGGGAATATTCTGGTCTTGTACCTGATGAAGTCTAAACAGGTATGGAACAAGTCCTCCATCAACCTGTTCGTGACGAGCCTGGCGGTGACTGACTTCCAGTTCGTGTTGACCCTGCCCTTCTGGGCGGTGGAGAATGCCCTGGACTTCACTTGGCTGTTCGGTAAAGCCATGTGCAAGATCGTTTCCTATGTGACGGCCATGAATATGTACGCTAGCGTCTTCTTCCTCACTGCCATGAGTGTGGCCCGATACTGGTCTGTCGCCTCGGCCCTGAAGAGCAAGAGACGCCGGTCGTGCTACTCTGCGAAGTGGATGAGTCTGCTGGTGTGGATCTCCGCCGTGGTGGCCGCCCTGCCCAACGCCGTGTTCTCTACCACGGCCGTGGTGTCTAGCGAGGAGCTCTGTCTGGTGAAGTTTCCGGACAACAGTGGCGACGCGCAGTTCTGGCTAGGGATCTACCATGCGCAAAAAGTTCTGTTGGGTTTCCTCATCCCGCTGGGGGTTATCTCCGTGTGTTACTTGCTTCTCCTGCGCTTCATAACCAACAAGCACGTAAACACCTCCAGCGCAAAAAGGCGCTCCAAAGTGACCCGATCTGTCACCATAGTCGTCCTCTCGTTTTTCCTCTGCTGGCTGCCGAACCAAGCGCTCACGGCTTGGGGAATCCTGATCAAGCTCAACGTGGTGCATTTCAGCTACGAGTACTACACCACCCAGGCGTACATCTTCCCTGTGACCGTGTGCTTAGCGCACTCCAATAGCTGCCTGAACCCCGTGCTCTACTGCTTGATGCGAAGGGAGTTCAGGAAAGCTCTAAAGAAGCTTTTTTGGAAGATCACCTCACCCTCAGTTACCAATATGCGACCTTTTACGGCCACAACGAAGCCAGAACAGGATGATCACGGAAACGCTGTGGTCCCACTAAACCCACCGGAGTCTGATGTGATATTTTACCCGCCTGGTGTAGTGATGTACAACGGGAGGAACGATCTTTTGCCAAACAGCACATGACAGACCGCTGACACGCGTTTAACCAAGGTTCCGTTTCATGTTGGATCTGC
This is a stretch of genomic DNA from Paramormyrops kingsleyae isolate MSU_618 chromosome 7, PKINGS_0.4, whole genome shotgun sequence. It encodes these proteins:
- the rxfp3 gene encoding relaxin-3 receptor 1 gives rise to the protein MDVLNGSDAAARLDGDAVDLFPFAAYNSTFMFNKTNKSWSDLFSLLDLDRADFIADGSAVVRIIISIIYSVVCALGLIGNILVLYLMKSKQVWNKSSINLFVTSLAVTDFQFVLTLPFWAVENALDFTWLFGKAMCKIVSYVTAMNMYASVFFLTAMSVARYWSVASALKSKRRRSCYSAKWMSLLVWISAVVAALPNAVFSTTAVVSSEELCLVKFPDNSGDAQFWLGIYHAQKVLLGFLIPLGVISVCYLLLLRFITNKHVNTSSAKRRSKVTRSVTIVVLSFFLCWLPNQALTAWGILIKLNVVHFSYEYYTTQAYIFPVTVCLAHSNSCLNPVLYCLMRREFRKALKKLFWKITSPSVTNMRPFTATTKPEQDDHGNAVVPLNPPESDVIFYPPGVVMYNGRNDLLPNST